Proteins encoded together in one Oxalobacteraceae sp. CFBP 8761 window:
- a CDS encoding response regulator translates to MRRRYVEFAMLAAALVFLGASLAYLQLTEVERLESSERARLLSLTTLLASNIQTDLVATNVALEGVVRDYLSAPDGAVAEAELAGRLSALVGAMPGLRTMMVFDRDGRVRAASQHDLYGHDFSRRDYVTAVRRAPSSRTLYVAEPFRSIRGDQVVTVARMVPDAAGRFAGMVLATLDPEYFTGQFRTAMYAPDVWAVVVHGGGRQLLNYPPKGKIDGTNLARTGTFYQRHRSSGRVASVLEGRVYTTGGERVMAMATIAPAALAMDYPLVIGLSRDAAAVAAPLRRQAMTLAVLFAVLATGACGALAVVQRRRAQWARQDAEQARARAAMQGVYDSEARFRTLIEDAPLAVAILRHGRFIYSNPRYRALHGYGATDDLTGLRWRAMITAPSLAGLAQHEALIEADTPAEQHFEAIGLGKWGSSVPVYKTTAQVRLADGPATLVFAQDISAQKSAEAEMLLARDAAEAASRSKAEFLANMSHEIRSPLNAVLGFAYLLEQRAIDAEARSMVRNIRVSGQSLLAIVNDILDVSKIEAGHMLIETAPFCLGELLEKVATSMRIGAAGKDLQLIVDTPPAGVGILLGDALRLEQVLLNLTGNAVKFTPNGQVALHCTLLRRDGDALVLQFSVHDTGIGIDPAAQEAIFSPFTQADSSTTRRFGGTGLGLTICRQLVALMGGALVVDSTPGRGSVFSFSVPLQVSTEASATAVCAAATPSGQTLLDVCVLVVDDSDINREVVQRILRDQGAETVCVGDGRQALDWLLAHPEQADVVLMDVQMPVMDGIEATRQLRRMPQFDGLPVIALTAGAFKEQQEAALEAGMCHVLSKPFDVPAMLALIARLCGSKGGGEGGGAGALAGPAPAQVDEDALDVAAGLALWLDGAAYRQYLAQFLELHGDSAALIGASLAAGRPGEAAALAHKLAGVAASLALPATRVAAHEAERMLYAAMRDPGADGVAVDLVPLTQVLAQARRAIEQYLGPAPAPVASPVAASPAVLHAHLTSLLEALDAEALEQAEACLATLAPLLPAVTLDRVWNPLRRFDFRAAEAAVRLLTASVPATL, encoded by the coding sequence ATGCGACGTCGATATGTCGAGTTCGCCATGCTGGCAGCAGCGCTGGTCTTTCTCGGCGCCAGCCTCGCTTATCTGCAGCTGACCGAGGTGGAGCGCCTCGAGAGCAGCGAGCGGGCCCGGTTGCTGTCGCTGACCACGCTGTTGGCCAGCAATATCCAGACCGATCTCGTGGCCACCAATGTGGCGCTCGAGGGTGTAGTGCGCGATTACCTGAGCGCCCCGGATGGCGCCGTTGCCGAGGCAGAATTGGCCGGTCGTCTGTCGGCGCTTGTCGGCGCGATGCCGGGCCTGCGCACGATGATGGTGTTCGACCGCGACGGGCGGGTGCGCGCTGCCAGCCAACACGATTTGTACGGGCACGATTTTTCCCGGCGCGACTATGTGACTGCAGTGCGCCGCGCGCCCAGCAGCCGCACCCTGTACGTGGCCGAGCCGTTCCGCTCGATTCGCGGCGACCAGGTGGTGACGGTTGCGCGCATGGTGCCGGACGCAGCCGGCCGTTTCGCGGGAATGGTGCTCGCCACGCTCGATCCCGAATATTTCACCGGCCAGTTCCGCACAGCGATGTATGCGCCCGACGTCTGGGCCGTGGTGGTCCACGGTGGCGGACGGCAATTGCTGAACTATCCGCCGAAAGGAAAGATCGACGGCACCAACCTGGCGCGCACGGGTACGTTCTACCAGCGCCACCGCAGCAGCGGCCGGGTGGCCAGCGTACTCGAAGGCCGGGTCTACACCACCGGCGGAGAGCGCGTGATGGCCATGGCCACGATTGCGCCAGCAGCGCTGGCGATGGACTATCCGCTCGTGATTGGCCTGAGCCGCGACGCCGCCGCCGTCGCCGCGCCGCTGCGGCGCCAGGCGATGACGCTGGCCGTGCTGTTCGCCGTGCTGGCAACCGGCGCCTGCGGAGCGCTGGCGGTGGTGCAGCGCAGGCGTGCGCAGTGGGCACGCCAGGATGCCGAGCAGGCGCGTGCACGCGCTGCCATGCAGGGCGTGTATGACAGCGAAGCGCGGTTTCGCACGCTGATCGAGGATGCGCCGCTGGCCGTCGCCATCCTGCGGCACGGGCGCTTCATCTATTCCAACCCGCGCTACCGGGCCTTGCATGGCTATGGCGCGACGGACGACCTGACCGGGCTGCGCTGGCGCGCCATGATCACTGCGCCGTCGCTGGCCGGGCTGGCGCAGCACGAGGCATTGATCGAGGCCGATACCCCGGCCGAGCAGCATTTCGAGGCGATCGGCCTGGGCAAATGGGGCTCCTCCGTGCCGGTCTACAAGACCACCGCGCAGGTACGGCTGGCGGACGGCCCGGCGACCCTCGTCTTCGCGCAGGATATCTCGGCGCAAAAGAGCGCCGAGGCCGAGATGCTGCTGGCCCGCGATGCGGCCGAGGCGGCCAGCCGCAGCAAGGCCGAGTTTTTGGCCAATATGAGCCACGAGATCCGCTCGCCGCTCAATGCCGTGCTGGGTTTCGCCTATCTGCTCGAGCAGCGCGCGATCGACGCCGAAGCCCGCAGCATGGTGCGCAACATCCGCGTGTCCGGCCAGTCGCTGCTGGCCATCGTCAATGACATCCTCGACGTGTCGAAGATCGAGGCCGGGCACATGCTCATCGAGACCGCGCCGTTCTGCCTGGGCGAGTTGCTGGAGAAGGTGGCCACCAGTATGCGCATCGGCGCTGCCGGCAAGGACCTGCAGCTGATCGTCGACACGCCGCCGGCCGGCGTCGGCATCCTGCTCGGGGATGCGTTGCGGCTCGAGCAGGTGCTGCTCAATCTCACCGGCAATGCCGTCAAGTTCACACCCAACGGCCAGGTGGCGCTGCACTGCACGTTGCTGCGGCGCGACGGCGACGCCCTGGTGCTCCAGTTCAGCGTGCATGACACCGGCATCGGCATCGACCCGGCCGCCCAGGAGGCCATCTTCTCGCCATTCACCCAGGCCGACAGTTCCACCACGCGGCGCTTCGGTGGCACCGGCCTGGGGCTGACCATCTGCCGTCAGCTGGTTGCACTGATGGGCGGCGCGCTGGTCGTCGACAGCACGCCCGGACGCGGCAGCGTGTTCAGCTTCAGCGTGCCGCTGCAGGTGTCTACCGAAGCCAGTGCTACCGCCGTCTGCGCGGCTGCCACGCCCTCGGGCCAGACTCTGCTCGACGTCTGCGTGCTGGTTGTCGACGACAGCGACATCAATCGCGAGGTGGTCCAGCGCATCCTGCGCGACCAGGGCGCCGAGACGGTCTGCGTCGGCGATGGCCGGCAGGCGCTGGACTGGTTGCTGGCGCATCCTGAGCAGGCTGACGTCGTGTTGATGGACGTGCAGATGCCGGTCATGGACGGCATCGAGGCGACCCGGCAGCTGCGCCGCATGCCGCAGTTCGATGGCCTGCCGGTCATCGCACTGACTGCCGGGGCGTTCAAGGAACAGCAGGAGGCGGCGCTCGAGGCCGGCATGTGCCATGTGCTGAGCAAGCCATTCGATGTGCCGGCGATGCTCGCGCTGATTGCCCGCTTGTGCGGGAGCAAGGGTGGGGGCGAGGGCGGCGGCGCGGGCGCCCTGGCCGGCCCGGCGCCGGCACAGGTCGACGAAGACGCGCTCGACGTGGCTGCCGGACTCGCCCTGTGGCTGGACGGCGCGGCCTACCGCCAGTATCTGGCCCAGTTCCTCGAACTGCATGGCGACAGCGCGGCGCTGATCGGCGCCAGCCTGGCTGCCGGCCGGCCCGGCGAAGCGGCCGCGCTGGCCCACAAACTGGCCGGCGTGGCTGCCAGCCTGGCCCTGCCTGCCACGCGCGTGGCCGCGCACGAGGCCGAGCGGATGCTGTACGCCGCCATGCGCGATCCGGGCGCCGACGGTGTTGCGGTCGACCTGGTGCCATTGACGCAGGTGCTGGCGCAGGCGCGGCGCGCCATCGAGCAGTACCTTGGACCGGCGCCGGCGCCGGTAGCGTCGCCCGTGGCAGCGTCACCGGCGGTGCTGCACGCGCACCTGACCAGTCTGCTCGAAGCGCTTGACGCCGAGGCGCTGGAACAGGCCGAAGCCTGCCTGGCCACACTGGCGCCGCTGCTGCCAGCGGTGACACTCGACCGTGTGTGGAACCCGCTGCGGCGCTTCGATTTCCGCGCCGCCGAGGCCGCCGTGCGCCTTTTGACAGCGTCCGTGCCGGCAACCTTGTAA
- a CDS encoding HD-GYP domain-containing protein has product MIGSGRQAPPVPRAGLKKVAIKQLRPGMYVEQLCCSWIDTPFWQSSFLIESAAQLGRIATSRATEAWIDTERGLDVEPAPEASATAPAAPGTADATVFRFRPAPRATMDDELGRAAVLLDQSKRALFDMFNEARMGCAVEVRDAMPMVESIAASVLRNPGALIGLARLKTADNYTYMHSVAVCALMIALARQLGLDDHLARELGLAGLLHDVGKMAVPAEVLNKPGSLTEDEFCVVRGHPAKGHAMLLASPGVGPVALEVCLHHHERPDGRGYPHRLSGDDLGLYARMGAVCDVYDAITSNRPYKAGWCPADSLRRMAEWARAGQFDEAVFAAFVKCLGIYPVGTLVRLQSGRLGVVAEQPCGKSLLLPKIKVFFSIRARTYIRPELIDLGAPGARDAIVGCENAADWGLRDIDRYWLGDGVAKVP; this is encoded by the coding sequence ATGATCGGGAGTGGTCGGCAAGCCCCGCCGGTCCCGCGTGCCGGTCTGAAGAAAGTCGCCATCAAGCAGTTACGGCCAGGAATGTATGTAGAACAACTATGCTGCTCGTGGATCGACACGCCATTCTGGCAATCGTCCTTCCTGATCGAATCGGCGGCGCAACTCGGGCGCATCGCGACCAGTCGCGCCACCGAAGCCTGGATCGATACCGAGCGCGGACTCGATGTCGAACCCGCGCCGGAGGCGAGCGCCACGGCGCCGGCAGCACCGGGCACTGCAGACGCCACGGTGTTTCGCTTCCGCCCTGCTCCACGCGCCACGATGGACGACGAACTCGGCCGCGCCGCCGTGCTGCTCGACCAGTCGAAGCGCGCCCTGTTCGACATGTTCAACGAGGCGCGCATGGGCTGCGCGGTCGAGGTGCGCGACGCCATGCCGATGGTCGAATCCATCGCCGCCTCGGTGCTGCGCAACCCCGGCGCACTGATCGGCCTGGCGCGCCTGAAGACCGCCGACAACTACACGTACATGCATTCGGTGGCAGTCTGCGCGCTGATGATCGCGCTCGCGCGCCAGCTGGGTCTCGACGACCATCTCGCGCGCGAACTGGGCCTGGCCGGCCTGCTGCATGATGTCGGCAAGATGGCCGTCCCGGCCGAGGTGCTCAATAAACCGGGCAGCCTGACCGAAGACGAGTTTTGCGTCGTGCGCGGCCATCCGGCCAAGGGCCACGCCATGCTGCTGGCTTCGCCCGGTGTCGGTCCGGTTGCACTGGAAGTATGCCTGCACCACCATGAGCGCCCGGACGGTCGGGGCTATCCGCATCGGTTGTCGGGTGACGATCTGGGCCTGTATGCGCGCATGGGCGCAGTCTGCGATGTGTACGACGCCATCACGTCGAACCGACCCTACAAGGCCGGCTGGTGCCCGGCCGATTCGCTGCGGCGCATGGCCGAATGGGCGCGCGCCGGGCAATTCGACGAGGCGGTGTTTGCCGCCTTCGTCAAGTGCCTCGGCATCTATCCCGTAGGCACGCTGGTGCGCCTGCAATCGGGCCGCCTCGGCGTCGTTGCGGAACAGCCCTGCGGCAAATCGCTGCTGCTGCCCAAGATCAAGGTGTTCTTTTCGATCCGTGCACGGACTTATATCCGGCCGGAGCTGATCGACCTAGGGGCACCGGGCGCGCGCGATGCCATCGTTGGATGCGAGAACGCTGCAGATTGGGGCTTGCGAGACATTGACCGGTACTGGCTTGGCGATGGCGTCGCAAAGGTGCCGTGA
- a CDS encoding response regulator, whose translation MNDVPRWGRLQRLQRLDTRTVSAMICAGLVLLLTLALAGSAWVLHFREIDDWASDLDNLTLALAESTAQSMASSSLALDSILAALPADDGDPALGSEALYRTMSDKISGLPQVAVASIIGADGALLSSTRAWPTPVINLAERDYFVYHRAHRDPAPYVSRPVRNKINGAWTFYLSRRRETPDGRFAGVAVVGISCASFTDFFRSVSPGQQAAISLLSSDQVLLASWPQRDAAIGRPPAAAATDAEARMVAQRPVRNHPLVIEASVPEALLTSDWWRNLRPLGAIAMTGMLGVALAFGTVLRIVRQRERDAVEALALKAQADAANQAKSRFLAMMSHEIRTPMNGIVGMSELLFGAGLPAPLDTYARTVHQSVLELLRTINDILDFSKVESGNLELLPQAFDPMRHAAQRVDSYRMSAERKRLEIVLRPGVLPPAVMADPDRIGQVLGNLLSNAIKFTPAGGGPIELTVVARRDPDKSGGWLLLYQVSDHGIGIEPAVQARLFQPFSQADNTISRVYGGTGLGLAICRRLADLMGGSIDLVPRTGPGACFRLVVPCSLAPTPAPDTVSASGLRTTVGTPRVLVVEDTEINRELLRILLEKLGCRVDEAVNGAVALAALETSAYDLVLMDCMMPVLDGYEACRQLRQREHATGAPRMAVVALTASAIDGDRERCLAAGMDDYLSKPFTAEQLGDLVRRWTQPLR comes from the coding sequence GCGCAATCGATGGCCTCGTCCAGCCTGGCGCTCGACAGCATCCTGGCCGCGCTGCCGGCCGACGACGGCGATCCGGCGCTGGGGAGCGAAGCGCTCTATCGCACCATGAGCGACAAGATCAGCGGCCTGCCCCAGGTGGCCGTGGCCAGCATCATCGGCGCCGACGGCGCGCTGCTCAGTTCCACACGCGCCTGGCCAACGCCGGTCATCAACCTGGCCGAGCGCGATTATTTCGTCTATCACCGCGCGCACCGCGACCCCGCCCCCTACGTCAGCCGTCCGGTACGCAACAAGATCAACGGGGCCTGGACGTTCTACCTGAGCCGCCGTCGCGAAACGCCCGATGGCCGCTTCGCGGGCGTGGCGGTGGTAGGCATCTCGTGCGCCTCGTTCACCGACTTCTTCCGTTCCGTCAGCCCCGGGCAGCAGGCGGCGATCTCGCTGTTGTCGAGCGACCAGGTTCTGCTGGCCTCCTGGCCGCAGCGTGACGCCGCCATCGGCCGGCCGCCAGCAGCCGCTGCCACGGATGCCGAGGCGCGCATGGTGGCGCAGCGTCCCGTACGCAACCATCCGCTGGTGATCGAGGCATCCGTGCCCGAAGCGTTGTTGACCAGCGACTGGTGGCGCAATCTGCGTCCGCTGGGCGCCATTGCGATGACCGGCATGCTGGGCGTGGCGCTGGCCTTTGGCACGGTGCTGCGCATCGTGCGCCAGCGCGAGCGCGATGCAGTTGAGGCGCTTGCGCTCAAGGCCCAAGCCGATGCGGCCAACCAGGCCAAGTCGCGTTTCCTGGCGATGATGAGCCACGAGATCCGCACCCCGATGAACGGGATTGTCGGCATGTCCGAACTGCTGTTCGGCGCCGGATTGCCGGCACCGCTGGACACGTATGCACGCACCGTGCACCAGAGCGTGCTCGAGCTGCTGCGCACCATCAACGACATCCTCGACTTCTCGAAGGTCGAGTCCGGCAACCTGGAACTGCTGCCGCAGGCATTCGATCCAATGCGTCATGCCGCGCAGCGGGTCGACTCGTACCGCATGAGCGCAGAACGCAAGCGCCTGGAGATCGTGCTGCGTCCGGGCGTGCTGCCACCGGCCGTCATGGCCGACCCCGACCGCATCGGCCAGGTGCTGGGCAATTTGCTCAGCAACGCGATCAAGTTCACCCCCGCTGGCGGCGGCCCGATCGAGCTGACCGTGGTGGCGCGGCGCGATCCCGACAAGAGCGGCGGGTGGCTGCTGCTGTACCAGGTGAGCGATCACGGCATCGGCATCGAGCCGGCTGTGCAAGCGCGCCTGTTCCAGCCATTCAGCCAGGCCGACAACACCATCAGCCGCGTGTATGGCGGCACCGGCCTGGGGCTGGCCATCTGCCGCCGCCTGGCCGACCTGATGGGTGGCAGTATCGACCTGGTCCCGCGCACCGGGCCCGGTGCCTGCTTCCGCCTGGTCGTACCGTGCAGCCTGGCGCCAACGCCGGCGCCCGACACCGTCAGCGCATCCGGCCTGCGGACCACCGTAGGGACACCGCGCGTGCTCGTCGTCGAGGACACCGAGATCAACCGCGAACTGCTGCGCATCCTGCTTGAAAAGCTCGGTTGCCGGGTCGACGAAGCAGTGAATGGCGCGGTCGCGCTGGCAGCGCTGGAAACCAGCGCCTACGACCTGGTGCTGATGGACTGCATGATGCCGGTGCTCGACGGCTACGAAGCCTGCCGCCAGCTGCGCCAGCGCGAACACGCCACCGGCGCCCCGCGCATGGCCGTGGTGGCACTGACCGCCAGCGCCATCGACGGCGACCGTGAACGTTGCCTGGCGGCCGGGATGGACGATTACCTGAGCAAGCCGTTCACGGCGGAGCAGCTGGGCGACCTCGTGCGGCGCTGGACGCAGCCGCTGCGCTGA
- a CDS encoding PAS domain S-box protein, giving the protein MRNNFPVTDVEIELSDTETIVSTTDLQGNITYANTYFIAISGYTEEELIGAPQNILRHPDMPVEAFADMWATIRSGRSWTGMVKNRCKNGDAYWVMANATPVMENGKAVGYMSVRTKPTRAQITAAAELYRNLKAGTAGNIRLQQGMVRATGLRGWLAAATHMTLRRRIALNLTGQCAMLLLLMGFHLLDGAVRFPHLETPLGILTGAAGVSLLYFWYALHATLLRPMEVARQACQTMAGGDLSVNFSSNRQDEMGQLMRAMHQLRVNLQSIVGDVRTNFQQISVATAEIATGNMDLSGRTESQASALEETASSMEELASTVQQNSASVGQASTMAEAADGTAVSGGLIVGEVIATMDEISEASRKIGDIIGIIEGIAFQTNILALNAAVEAARAGEQGRGFAVVASEVRNLAQRSNNSAQEIKRLIAASISKVEAGAALAVRAGETTQQVQAAVRKVSGLMNEIASASREQVAGIGQVNDAVTQMDGVTQQNAALVEQSAAAAAALQEQTLKVVQALAVFKLARSAAPASMPATPPRRSAGVTRAAALQLAVP; this is encoded by the coding sequence ATGCGCAATAATTTTCCGGTCACCGATGTCGAGATCGAACTGAGCGACACCGAAACGATCGTCTCAACCACGGATTTGCAAGGCAACATCACGTACGCGAACACGTACTTCATCGCCATCAGTGGCTACACCGAAGAAGAGCTGATCGGCGCGCCCCAGAACATCCTGCGCCATCCCGACATGCCGGTCGAGGCGTTTGCCGATATGTGGGCCACCATTCGCTCGGGCCGGTCCTGGACGGGCATGGTCAAGAACCGTTGCAAGAACGGCGACGCCTACTGGGTGATGGCCAACGCCACTCCGGTCATGGAAAACGGCAAGGCCGTCGGCTACATGTCGGTGCGCACGAAGCCGACGCGGGCCCAGATCACGGCGGCTGCCGAACTCTATCGCAACCTCAAGGCGGGTACCGCCGGTAATATCCGTCTTCAGCAAGGCATGGTGCGCGCGACCGGACTACGCGGCTGGCTGGCGGCCGCAACCCATATGACGCTGCGCCGCCGCATCGCGCTGAATCTGACGGGCCAGTGCGCGATGCTGCTGCTGTTGATGGGCTTTCACCTGCTCGACGGCGCAGTACGGTTTCCCCACCTCGAAACCCCGCTCGGCATATTGACCGGGGCCGCTGGCGTGTCGTTGCTCTACTTTTGGTACGCGTTACACGCGACCCTGCTGCGGCCGATGGAAGTAGCGCGACAGGCTTGCCAGACCATGGCGGGCGGCGACCTGAGCGTGAATTTCAGCAGCAACCGGCAAGACGAAATGGGTCAGTTGATGCGGGCCATGCACCAGCTACGCGTCAACCTGCAATCCATCGTGGGCGATGTACGCACCAACTTCCAGCAAATCAGCGTGGCGACTGCGGAGATCGCGACCGGCAACATGGATCTGTCAGGGCGTACCGAGTCCCAGGCCTCGGCGCTCGAAGAGACCGCGTCGAGCATGGAAGAACTGGCATCGACCGTCCAGCAGAACAGCGCCAGCGTTGGCCAGGCCAGCACCATGGCCGAGGCCGCTGACGGCACGGCCGTGAGCGGTGGTCTCATCGTCGGCGAAGTGATTGCCACGATGGACGAGATCTCGGAGGCGTCGCGCAAGATCGGCGACATCATCGGCATCATCGAAGGCATCGCCTTCCAGACCAATATCCTCGCCCTGAACGCCGCCGTCGAAGCGGCCCGTGCGGGCGAGCAGGGGCGCGGGTTTGCCGTCGTCGCCAGCGAAGTGCGCAATCTGGCCCAGCGCAGCAACAACTCGGCGCAGGAAATCAAGCGACTGATCGCCGCCTCGATCAGCAAAGTCGAGGCCGGCGCCGCCCTCGCCGTGCGCGCCGGGGAAACGACCCAGCAGGTGCAGGCCGCCGTGCGCAAGGTCAGCGGCCTGATGAACGAAATCGCCTCCGCTTCGCGCGAACAGGTCGCGGGCATTGGCCAGGTCAATGACGCCGTCACGCAAATGGACGGCGTGACCCAGCAGAACGCCGCCCTGGTGGAGCAATCGGCCGCCGCCGCCGCCGCCCTGCAGGAACAAACGCTCAAGGTGGTGCAGGCGCTGGCCGTGTTCAAGCTGGCCCGTAGTGCAGCGCCAGCGTCCATGCCAGCAACGCCGCCCCGCCGTTCTGCGGGCGTCACCCGCGCCGCCGCGCTGCAACTGGCCGTGCCATGA